In Companilactobacillus allii, one genomic interval encodes:
- the narH gene encoding nitrate reductase subunit beta encodes MKVKAQISMVLNLDKCIGCHTCSVTCKQTWTNRPGAEYMWFNNVETRPGVGYPKKWEDESHYKGGWKLNRKGKLELRAGNKLNKVALAKIFYNPDMPNLDDYYEPWTYDYQTLFGKERKHQPVARAKSQITGEYMKLNNGPNWDDDLAGSDRSFGEDPNMQNIESDIKGNFEKTFMMYLPRLCEHCLNAACVASCPSGAMYKRDEDGIVLVDQERCRGWRFCMTGCPYKKVYFNWKTNKAEKCTFCYPRIEEGLPTVCSETCVGRIRYIGVILYDADRVAEACEEPDDTKLYERQLDLFLDPNDPEVIKQALVDGVDMETIRCAQKSPIYKMAVEQKIAFPLHPEYRTMPMVWYVPPLSPIMNYFEGKNSIKYPEMIFPAINEMRIPVEYLANLLTGGNTEVIKNALYKLAMMRLYMRARTSGKDFDAEKLERVGLTEKSATALYRLLAIAKYDDRFVIPKAKKEKVEHVEEQQGGLGYEACNGCSLAPVHGSILRKAKAGESGKDAYAESFYGGIWRD; translated from the coding sequence ATGAAAGTTAAAGCACAAATTTCTATGGTACTGAACTTGGACAAATGTATAGGTTGTCATACTTGTTCAGTAACATGTAAACAGACATGGACTAATCGTCCGGGTGCGGAGTATATGTGGTTTAACAACGTAGAAACTAGACCTGGTGTCGGTTATCCGAAGAAATGGGAAGATGAAAGTCACTACAAAGGTGGCTGGAAATTAAATCGCAAAGGAAAACTTGAATTGCGTGCTGGTAATAAGTTGAATAAGGTCGCACTTGCCAAGATTTTTTATAATCCTGATATGCCTAACCTTGATGACTATTACGAACCATGGACATATGATTATCAAACATTGTTTGGTAAAGAAAGAAAACATCAACCAGTAGCCCGTGCTAAGTCTCAGATTACTGGTGAATATATGAAGCTAAACAATGGTCCCAATTGGGATGATGATTTAGCTGGATCTGATCGCAGTTTTGGTGAAGATCCTAATATGCAAAATATAGAATCAGATATCAAAGGTAATTTTGAAAAGACATTCATGATGTATCTACCAAGACTTTGTGAACACTGTCTTAACGCTGCTTGTGTGGCATCTTGTCCTAGTGGGGCAATGTACAAACGTGACGAAGACGGAATTGTCTTAGTTGATCAGGAACGTTGTCGTGGATGGAGATTTTGTATGACGGGATGTCCATACAAGAAGGTTTACTTCAACTGGAAGACTAATAAAGCTGAAAAATGTACCTTTTGTTATCCTAGAATTGAAGAAGGATTACCAACAGTTTGTTCAGAAACATGTGTTGGTCGTATTCGTTATATCGGTGTTATTTTGTATGATGCTGATAGAGTTGCAGAGGCTTGTGAAGAACCAGATGATACTAAGTTGTACGAAAGACAATTGGATCTATTCTTAGATCCGAATGACCCAGAAGTTATAAAACAAGCACTCGTTGACGGTGTTGATATGGAAACAATCAGATGTGCTCAAAAGTCACCTATTTATAAGATGGCTGTTGAACAAAAGATTGCTTTCCCATTGCACCCAGAATATCGTACAATGCCAATGGTTTGGTATGTTCCACCGCTATCACCAATCATGAATTATTTTGAGGGTAAGAATTCTATTAAATACCCTGAAATGATTTTTCCAGCTATTAATGAAATGCGTATTCCAGTTGAATATCTTGCAAACTTACTTACTGGTGGTAATACAGAAGTTATCAAAAATGCCTTGTATAAATTGGCAATGATGAGACTATACATGCGCGCTAGAACTAGTGGAAAAGATTTTGACGCCGAAAAACTAGAAAGAGTTGGATTAACTGAAAAATCAGCAACTGCACTATATCGTTTACTAGCAATTGCTAAATATGATGATAGATTTGTTATTCCAAAGGCTAAAAAAGAAAAAGTTGAGCACGTTGAAGAACAACAAGGTGGATTAGGTTACGAAGCATGTAATGGTTGTTCACTAGCACCTGTTCATGGAAGCATATTACGTAAGGCTAAGGCTGGTGAGTCTGGTAAAGATGCATATGCCGAAAGCTTCTATGGAGGAATTTGGCGTGATTAA
- a CDS encoding HesA/MoeB/ThiF family protein, whose amino-acid sequence MTNRYDRQLKIKQIGIVGQKRLENSHILVVGVGGLGSFVSSELVKAGVGNITLVDYDVVEITNLHRQNLYTEEDVGIDKLVAMKSHLQKANKDVTINTINQQYSPDLLDTKYDLVIDCTDNFPVKYQINQDCQERGINHIFGTCAANQGQVMFIDPTSACLECLYPKENIDKLGLSANIGTNPMIVALTGSLQASLAMKFLTSGKYDAGQLLVLDNWTFDFRKIRVNKKSDCPIDHHNFEERS is encoded by the coding sequence ATGACAAACAGATACGACAGGCAATTGAAAATAAAACAGATTGGAATTGTGGGACAAAAAAGACTGGAAAATTCCCATATACTTGTAGTTGGCGTTGGAGGACTTGGAAGTTTTGTTTCATCTGAATTGGTCAAAGCTGGAGTTGGTAACATAACTTTAGTGGATTATGATGTTGTAGAAATAACTAATTTGCATCGTCAAAATCTTTATACTGAAGAAGACGTTGGAATAGACAAGTTAGTTGCTATGAAAAGCCACTTGCAAAAAGCAAATAAAGACGTAACTATCAACACTATTAATCAGCAATATTCACCTGATTTATTGGATACAAAGTATGATTTGGTAATTGATTGTACTGACAACTTCCCTGTTAAGTATCAGATAAATCAAGATTGCCAAGAACGTGGTATCAATCATATTTTTGGAACTTGTGCAGCTAATCAAGGACAAGTTATGTTTATTGATCCTACTTCTGCTTGTCTAGAATGCCTATATCCAAAAGAAAATATAGATAAGTTAGGATTAAGTGCCAATATTGGAACTAATCCCATGATTGTTGCCTTAACTGGCAGCCTTCAAGCTTCATTAGCTATGAAATTTTTAACTAGTGGCAAATATGATGCCGGACAATTATTAGTACTAGATAATTGGACTTTTGATTTTAGAAAAATTAGAGTAAACAAAAAAAGTGATTGTCCTATAGACCATCACAATTTTGAGGAGAGAAGTTAA
- a CDS encoding MogA/MoaB family molybdenum cofactor biosynthesis protein, producing the protein MIDFGIITVSDTRTTETDKSGQYIKGAMEKAGNNFVTKYIVKDDAKQITDAYNKLLNTTCQLILVNGGTGIARRDVTIDTLESKFIKIIPGFGEYFRKISIEDIGLKALVSGATAGITARDQICYLLPGSTNACKTALEQIILPDIDHLIKEITK; encoded by the coding sequence ATGATTGATTTTGGAATTATTACTGTCAGCGATACCAGAACGACTGAAACTGACAAATCGGGACAATATATCAAAGGAGCAATGGAAAAAGCTGGAAATAACTTTGTTACAAAATACATCGTTAAAGACGATGCAAAACAAATAACCGACGCTTATAACAAGTTACTTAACACTACTTGCCAATTGATCCTAGTAAATGGTGGAACGGGAATTGCAAGACGAGATGTGACCATTGATACATTAGAGTCAAAATTCATCAAGATAATTCCAGGCTTTGGTGAATATTTTCGTAAAATCAGTATTGAGGATATCGGCTTAAAGGCTTTGGTTTCTGGTGCAACTGCCGGAATTACTGCGAGAGATCAAATTTGTTACCTTCTCCCCGGCTCTACTAACGCATGTAAAACAGCTTTGGAACAAATAATCCTGCCAGACATTGATCATTTAATAAAGGAGATAACAAAATAA
- a CDS encoding nitrate reductase subunit alpha, with the protein MLKSRFFKKVDKFNGNFTQLEEHSRRWEKLYKERWAHDKVVRTTHGVNCTGSCSWNVYVKQGVVTWEHQSTDYPSCGPNMPEYEPRGCPRGASFSWYEYSPLRIKYPYIRERLWKFWEDANEKYDSPVDAWESIVTDPEKTKSYKSVRGHGGLIRVKWEDATQMISAMLIYTIKKYGPDRIAGFSPIPAMSMMSYSSGARFISLLGGEMLSFYDWYADLPPASPQVWGEQTDVPESADWYNSQYLIMWGSNVPLTRTPDAHFMVEARYKGTKVVSISPDYAENVKFADNWLAPHPGSDAALAQGMTHVILNEFYNEKQVPYFIDYSKKFTDLPFVITLETSETNTEHVVSGRFLRISDIDNTETPNSEWKPVLVDEPTDELVVPNGTIGQRWEEGKKWNLDLNGISPKLSFLGESERTIDMPIFDASGNGIYQRTIPCREITLKDGSKKLVTTVFDLLMAQYGIRRKKFDEYAAKGYDDATSPFTPAWQQKVTGVKPEVVIQIAQEFAQNAAETNGKSMIIIGAGVNHWFNSDMTYRAVINMLMLTGCIGVQGGGWAHYVGQEKLRPAEGWASISFANDWQPGGARQQQGTSFFYFASDQWKYDEIDNEGMKSPIKTIKDTFKHPADYQQMAIRLGWMPSYPQFNRNSLDFTKQYGTTDIKEVSKKVVKELKDGTLHFAAEAPDEDINEPKAMFIWRSNLFASSGKGQEYFMKHILGAENGLLAKQSENFKPQDMEWDEESVTGKLDLAIDFDFRMVTTPLYSDIVLPAATWYEKTDLSSTDMHPFIHPFNKAVDPLWESQSDWQAFQHIAKNFQAMAKKYLNEPQYDLKTQPLGHDSKGEISQPMGKIKDWKYGEIEPIPGKTMPSLSIIKRDYTKVYDKYIALGPNARGKMGANGYSYSVADEYDELKDIIGTFDDGPDEGLPRLDEDVNVAEAILHLSSASNGHVAKKAWANAEEITGEKLSDISEGQTEKQMTFAKITAQPSESIPTPIFSSAKHDGDRYSPFSVNIERNVPFRTLTGRQQFYLDHEIFQEYGEELATYKPTLPPHVLGPADTVVEPADKEVTLRYLTPHGKWNIHTTYQDNLYMLTLFRGGPTVWLSLDDAKKIDVADNDWVELYNKNGVVTARAVVSQRMPDGTMYMYHAQDMEIEEPMSTITGNRGGSHNAPTQIHIKPTQMVGGYAQLSYGFNYYGPIGNQRDLYVNVRKLKEVKWNES; encoded by the coding sequence ATGCTAAAATCTAGATTTTTTAAAAAAGTTGATAAATTTAACGGTAATTTCACCCAATTAGAGGAACATTCTCGTCGTTGGGAGAAATTGTATAAAGAACGTTGGGCGCACGATAAGGTCGTCCGTACAACACATGGTGTTAACTGTACAGGATCTTGTAGTTGGAACGTTTATGTTAAGCAAGGAGTAGTTACTTGGGAGCATCAATCTACTGACTATCCATCTTGTGGTCCTAACATGCCAGAATATGAGCCACGTGGGTGTCCTCGTGGGGCTAGTTTCAGTTGGTATGAGTACAGTCCTTTGAGAATCAAGTATCCATATATTCGTGAACGCCTGTGGAAGTTTTGGGAAGATGCTAATGAAAAGTATGATAGTCCAGTTGATGCTTGGGAAAGTATCGTTACTGATCCTGAGAAAACTAAATCATACAAATCAGTCCGTGGTCATGGTGGATTGATTCGTGTTAAATGGGAAGATGCCACACAGATGATTTCGGCAATGCTTATTTATACGATCAAAAAATATGGTCCAGATCGTATTGCTGGATTTTCGCCAATTCCTGCCATGTCAATGATGAGTTATTCATCTGGTGCGAGATTTATCTCGTTACTTGGCGGTGAAATGCTGAGCTTTTATGATTGGTATGCTGATTTACCACCAGCTTCTCCTCAAGTTTGGGGTGAACAAACTGATGTCCCAGAATCAGCCGACTGGTATAACAGTCAATACTTGATCATGTGGGGTTCAAATGTTCCATTGACTAGAACACCTGATGCTCACTTTATGGTTGAGGCTCGTTATAAAGGTACAAAAGTAGTTTCGATCAGCCCAGATTATGCCGAAAATGTTAAGTTTGCTGACAACTGGTTAGCTCCACATCCAGGATCTGATGCAGCACTAGCTCAAGGTATGACGCATGTAATCTTGAATGAATTCTACAATGAAAAACAAGTACCATACTTCATAGATTATTCTAAGAAATTCACTGATCTACCATTTGTTATCACATTGGAAACCAGTGAAACAAATACTGAACACGTCGTATCTGGAAGATTTTTGAGAATCTCAGATATTGATAATACCGAAACACCAAATTCTGAGTGGAAACCAGTCCTTGTCGATGAACCAACAGATGAACTGGTAGTTCCCAATGGAACTATTGGACAAAGATGGGAAGAGGGTAAAAAATGGAATCTGGATTTGAACGGTATTAGTCCAAAACTCTCCTTCTTAGGTGAATCAGAACGCACTATTGATATGCCAATTTTTGATGCATCTGGAAATGGAATCTATCAAAGAACAATCCCATGTCGTGAAATCACCTTAAAAGATGGTAGTAAAAAACTTGTTACAACAGTATTCGACTTATTAATGGCCCAATATGGAATCCGTCGTAAGAAATTTGATGAGTATGCTGCAAAGGGTTACGACGATGCAACAAGTCCCTTTACTCCTGCTTGGCAACAAAAAGTTACAGGGGTTAAACCTGAAGTTGTGATTCAAATTGCACAAGAATTCGCACAAAATGCTGCTGAAACAAACGGAAAATCAATGATTATTATCGGTGCCGGTGTCAATCATTGGTTCAACTCAGATATGACATATCGTGCAGTTATTAATATGTTGATGTTGACCGGATGTATTGGCGTTCAAGGTGGTGGCTGGGCTCACTATGTTGGTCAAGAAAAACTTCGTCCTGCAGAAGGTTGGGCTAGTATATCATTTGCTAATGATTGGCAACCTGGCGGAGCTCGCCAACAACAAGGAACATCATTCTTCTATTTTGCCAGTGATCAATGGAAATATGACGAGATAGATAACGAAGGTATGAAATCCCCAATCAAAACTATCAAAGATACATTTAAGCATCCAGCCGATTACCAACAAATGGCCATTAGATTGGGTTGGATGCCTTCATATCCACAATTCAATCGTAATAGTTTGGACTTTACCAAACAGTATGGAACAACTGATATAAAAGAAGTTTCTAAAAAAGTTGTTAAAGAATTAAAGGATGGAACATTACACTTTGCTGCAGAAGCACCTGATGAAGATATTAATGAACCAAAAGCAATGTTCATTTGGCGCTCAAATCTTTTTGCATCGTCAGGAAAAGGCCAGGAGTACTTTATGAAACACATTCTTGGTGCTGAAAATGGTCTACTTGCTAAACAAAGTGAAAACTTCAAACCACAAGATATGGAGTGGGATGAAGAAAGTGTTACTGGTAAGTTGGATCTTGCGATAGATTTTGATTTCAGAATGGTAACAACACCACTCTACTCAGATATTGTTTTACCTGCAGCAACTTGGTATGAAAAAACTGACCTATCTAGTACAGATATGCATCCATTTATTCACCCGTTCAATAAAGCGGTTGATCCATTATGGGAATCACAAAGTGACTGGCAAGCATTCCAACATATCGCTAAGAATTTCCAAGCAATGGCCAAGAAGTATTTGAATGAACCACAATATGACTTGAAGACGCAACCCCTCGGTCATGATTCTAAGGGTGAGATTTCTCAACCAATGGGTAAGATCAAAGATTGGAAATATGGTGAAATAGAACCTATACCTGGTAAAACAATGCCAAGTCTTTCAATTATAAAACGTGATTATACCAAGGTTTATGACAAGTATATTGCACTTGGTCCAAACGCTAGAGGTAAAATGGGCGCTAACGGATATAGCTATAGTGTCGCTGACGAATATGATGAACTTAAAGACATCATAGGAACATTTGATGATGGTCCTGATGAAGGATTACCAAGATTAGATGAAGATGTGAACGTTGCAGAAGCAATCCTACACTTATCAAGCGCATCAAATGGTCATGTTGCTAAAAAAGCTTGGGCAAATGCTGAAGAAATAACTGGTGAAAAGCTATCTGATATTTCAGAAGGTCAAACTGAAAAGCAGATGACGTTTGCCAAAATAACAGCACAACCGAGTGAGTCAATCCCAACACCTATTTTCTCCAGTGCCAAACATGACGGGGATAGATATTCTCCATTTTCAGTGAATATCGAACGTAATGTACCATTTAGAACCTTAACTGGTAGACAACAATTTTACTTAGATCATGAAATATTCCAAGAATATGGTGAAGAACTTGCAACCTATAAACCTACACTACCACCACATGTCTTAGGACCAGCAGATACTGTGGTTGAACCAGCGGATAAAGAAGTAACACTTCGTTATCTAACACCGCATGGTAAGTGGAATATTCATACAACTTATCAAGATAATCTATACATGTTGACTCTATTTAGAGGTGGTCCAACTGTTTGGTTAAGTTTGGATGATGCCAAAAAAATCGATGTTGCAGATAATGATTGGGTTGAATTGTATAACAAGAACGGTGTAGTAACCGCTAGAGCGGTTGTTAGTCAACGTATGCCTGATGGAACAATGTATATGTATCATGCTCAAGATATGGAAATAGAAGAGCCAATGTCCACTATCACTGGTAATCGTGGTGGTAGTCATAACGCTCCAACTCAGATCCATATCAAACCAACCCAGATGGTTGGAGGATATGCTCAACTAAGTTATGGATTCAATTACTATGGTCCAATTGGTAATCAAAGAGATTTGTATGTAAATGTTAGAAAATTAAAGGAGGTCAAGTGGAATGAAAGTTAA